A window of Anas acuta chromosome 28, bAnaAcu1.1, whole genome shotgun sequence genomic DNA:
GAGCCTTTGTCCGAATTTTGGCCTCcacaccaaggggggggggagctgctggagcagggcccGGCTGTGGGCTGGGTTTTGGAGCAGTCGTTTTTTGTCTCCCCTCTTCGACCACCAGCTCGGGGGCGTCCCAGCCCCGCGTGTCCCCATTTTTACACCTTGGTCCCGGTGCTTTCTGCCCTCCCCAGCtcaccctcttttttttcccccccctgaCAGGTTGTTCATGGAAATCCTCAACTCCTGCACGGACTGCGACGAGATCCAGTTCATGGAGGACGGCTCCTGGTGCCCCATGAGGCCCAGGAAGGAGAGCCAGGAGTTGTGCCAGCCCCCTGCCTTCAGCGGGATCGAGGGTACGGCCgccgagcccttttcggccaCCTCGTTTTGGGGACCCCAGCTCCTCCCTGGGGTGTGCCAAAAACGCTGCAGGGAGCCGGCCCTGGAGGCGAGGCTGCCGCTGGCCCCCCCCTTCTGAGCCTCATCCCTTTGCCTCCGCAGCCCCCTCGGTGTACACGGTGAGCCCCGAGGGCAAAACCCCCCCCGAAGGCAGGAGGAAGGTGGAGGTGATCGACCTCACCCTGGACAGCTCGTCCGACGAGGAGGAGCCCCCCGCCAAAAAGCAGCGCCCGGCCTCCGGGGGGGCTCTGCCGGCAGCACCCGGCCCCAAGGGGTGAGGCAGCACCCGGAGACCCCCAACCCTAccccaccgggacccccccacagCCCTGAGCCCTCCCGAACCCCCAGAGGTCATCCTGGAGGCACCGTCGAGGCCGGGATTTTATTTCCCTGGCGAAGCCCCCCGGGGAGCCCTCGGCCTCCTTCTGGGGGGGCTCCTCACCCCCTTGTCCTCTCGCAGGGTGCTCGGCGTCGACCCCCGGCCCTCCTCCGTGCTCCGCAGCCCCCCCGCGGCCGCGCTCGGCAGCGACTACCTGCCCGGCCTCCCCGGCCACGAGTACCGCGCGTCCTACCCGGCACCGGCGGAGCTGCAAGGTAACGGGGGGCTCACGGGCTGCTCCTGCACGTGCACGAGGGTCTTGGTGGCCACAGGGCCATCCTGGTGGCCACACGGCAATCCTGGTGGCCCCATGGCTGTCCTGGTGGCCCCACGGCAATCCTGGTGGCCCCACGGCTGTCCTGGTGGCCCCACGGCCGTCCTGGTGGCCATTCCAGTTCACCAGTTGCCAATTTGCCAGATATCGGGGTttgggagcagagctggtgctggttcctggtgctgggagcagcccgaACCCATCTGTTGCCATCCCTGTGTTGGCACCGTTTGCCTCCCCCTCGTGCCAGAGGTTTATTCACCACCAGgagattgatttatttttttattcattatttatttttatttctctaggtctggatttgttttccttccttcaaagTGAAAATCAGGTCAGTTTTTTTggttccttttcccttttttcttttttttgttttcttttcccccttttccctcctgactttttccccccccccttccctcgGCAGCACTACAGCCCCTCGGTCATCACCTCCCTGGACGAGCAGGACGCTCTCAGCCACTTCTTCCAGTACCGGGGCTCCTCCGGCCACTTCCTCAACGTCAACCCCTTGGGTCCCGTGCTGGGGACGCCGCACGGCGGTGCCGTCAGCCCGGCCGCCGGCCGCATCAGCAGCATTGTCTCCGCCGGCGCGCTGCGCGAGGGCCACGGCGGCAccgtgagcagcagcagcaccacgctGCCGGGCTGCCGGCCGGACATCATCTCCCTGGACTGAGCCAGAGGGTCCTGGGAGGCGAGGGCAGGGCTTCCAGGAGCTGCCTCGGGGCTGGCACGGACCCCACCGCGCCGCGGTTCCTCCCCGGTGCCCCCGAGGCTCTCGTGCCGGGGGCTGCCAGCGCGGCCGGGGCCGTGGGGGTGGCTGCGTGCGCCCCTTTAGGACGCTGGGCTAAGGGGtagggagcagccctgcccgAAGGTTAGCTGCCCCCCCAAGCCTTTAAGGAGGGGTTTTAGGGCTGTTTGGATCCTTTAGGGTCCTGTTTTATGGAGCTAGGGGGGGGGCACGGCTCGTCCCAGCGagtcctgccctgccccggcTGTGCCTCCCACCCCGGTCCTGGGAGCAAGGTGAGCTCCtggtggggggggaaggaaaaaagagggagaaaaaaaacctCAGCGCTGAGCTGTGGGGGCCGTGGGGCCGAGCCAGCGAGGGTTGGATGAAGGAACGGGGcctgggggggcagggggggctgcgCCCCGGCCAGGAGCGGGCTCTGCTCGCAGGACCAGGGGCGCACGAGGGACTTGGGGTGGTCCTGGGGCTTTCACCCCCATCGCCCCCAGCAGATGTTTGTGGGTTTGTCACCACCCCGCagctctccagccccagccccggctggAAATTCCTtggttttaaggaaaaaaagcgACGAGGGCAGGGGGCaaaccctgggggggggggccgtgctggaggaggctgcgctCCCCCTAGGACCAGCCGTGCCCCCCGGCTGCGGTTCCAGCCCcagattttttggggggtcgGGGAGCCCCctgggcaggagggcagcagcgcAGCGCCCCAACCACGCTGCTGCCGCCGGGCTCAGCAGTGGCTGTTGTCATTTTTCAAACCtggagattttgttttttcctttttcctctttttttacCCATTCCCGGCGCAGACCTGTACAGAGAGCAGAGgatttctctatttttcagtTGCAGCTTTTGTACGTAGGAAAACTCCCAAAGACTTCCCCCTCCTCCCGGAGCACCTGGACtgaaggaaaaggggggggggggggcacggcgcCCATTGCacaaattatttatgtatttaatcgTATTTTAGTTCCTAACCCTCCCAGCCACgaccctgctgcctcctgcccccccccagctccttcccttccccatttCAGTACCGGGAGGTGCGGGGACGAGGCCAGGCTGGTGCGGGGACAAAGTGGCAGGagtagcaatttttttttttttttaatttttattattttagcacCTTTTTAACTGCTCCTCGCTGAGTTTTGAAGGCTGGGCCCCGTTGGCGGTGTTCTGCTCGGgcagtttcttattttcttgtatcGCACCCGCGGGGACTAAGCCAAGGCAATAAAAGCAACAAACCCAACacccagccggggggggggcaccttCCCTGCGTCgtgttggggtgggggggagccaAATATTGGCTGTGTAAGGCAAGGGCTGGGGTACCTGGCCCCTAAAACCCcctttttggggggatttgggtgCAGCCAGCGCCACCCAGGTGCTGCCCGAGGGTCCCTCTCCaattgaggggggggggcgaggggggggagTGGATCCAGCCCTTCTTGCTGCAGGCTCCTCTGCTCATCGGGGACCCCCAAGaggctgctccccctgccccaagccatgtcccctgtcccccccccccaggtcacCCCCCTTGTGTTGTcctcccctctccatccccccAGCCCTTGGCAGCAGagcgcagccccccccgggTGCCATCCCTTTATTCCCAGCCCCCCGACACTGCCTCAGGGCCCGTTTGGCCCCCGTTTTGCCCCCCCCGGGCCTCCAACCAGAGCCGAAGGGCGAATTTGGTGCCGGTGCTGACGCGCTCCACGTCCTCCCCCTCGGCGGGGGCCACGTTCAGCAGCATGGCCGTGGGGAGCTGCACGGCACGGGGCGAGCCCCCGCTCACCTCGGTgatgctggggggggacacgatGGTCACAGACCTCTTTTtgtcccctgtgtccccccccagtgGCTCCTTTGTCCCCCAGCCTCACCTGATGGAGGCCgggagggtgctggggacgCGTCCGGGTCTCCCCGCGCCGTCCTCGGTGGCCGCGATGGCCTCCAGGACGCGGGGCTCCAGCCAGGCGTAGGCGCTCACCTCGGCCTCGCTGGGCAAATCCTGGCCTGAAACCCAAAgcgggggtcgggggggggcaagaaaaaaaggaaaaaaaggaaaaaattaaaaaaaaaggattaaaaggGGGCTGACCTCCAGCTCCTCGTGGGGCTCCTGGGAGCGCAGCAGCAGGTAGGCGACGATGTGGTGGCGGCGCGGGGGCCCCCGGCTCAGCATGGGGGGGTACACGgactgcaaaatgtttttggggggggtcagtgggttgggggggggcacggtggAGAGGTTGGGGAACCGGGGgggtgaaggggggggggggggctgttaCCTCCCAGAGGCCGAGCAGCCTCCAGGTGAAGGTGCCAGCGGCCAGGCGCAGCCCcgtctcctcctgcagctcgcGCAGCCCCAcggccagcagctggggggggtcAGGGATGGGTGTGGGGGGGTCAGGCACCCACACAacccccccaggagccccccaggtGCCGTCCCCACCATCCTCACCTCCTCATCGGGCTCCACGTGCCCAcctgaagaggaggaaaagcgGCTTGGAGGCACCCGGGGAGCGGCAAATTCGGGTGTGCGTGGGGCGGATTTTGGGTGGGGGGGTCCACACCTTTTtgcccgcccccccccaacAAAGAGGCTCACCGGGAGGCACCCAGACGTTGGGGAAGATGCTGAGGCCGTGGGGGCGGCGGGTGAGGAGCAGGGGGCCCGTGGCCgcctgcagcagcacggccacCGCCGCCTCCACCCCGCGGCCTCGCGGCTCGGCGGCCACCGGCGACCCCAGGAGCTTGGCGGGGCAGAACGGGGGTCTCtgggggggtcagaggtcaaAGGGGGGGGTCAGGGGACACCTGCTGggtttgtgtccccccccccagagctTTCACGCACCCCCAGGACAGTCTCGGTGGAGCCGGGGAAGGCGGCGTCGGAGAGGAGGAAGCGGCGCGCTGCAGGGCGCAGCTCACCGCAGCCAAATCCTCGTGCGGGGCGCAGAAAGAGCCGGTGACGCTCTAAaaataagggggggggggcacgggggggggagcCCCAGCAATgaggggggggcttgggggggtcggggagggggttggggggggctggagggggcctGGAGGGGGGTTTTGGAGGGGGTCttgaggggtttgggggggtcttggggggttCGGGGGGGTCACCGCTGCCTCCTGCGCACCNNNNNNNNNNNNNNNNNNNNNNNNNNNNNNNNNNNNNNNNNNNNNNNNNNNNNNNNNNNNNNNNNNNNNNNNNNNNNNNNNNNNNNNNNNNNNNNNNNNNNNNNNNNNNNNNNNNNNNNNNNNNNNNNNNNNNNNNNNNNNNNNNNNNNNNNNNNNNNNNNNNNNNNNNNNNNNNNNNNNNNNNNNNNNNNNNNNNNNNNCAATccttccccaaaaccccctAAAATGTCCCAATCCCTCCTTAAAATGCTCCAATCCCCTCCCTAacgtccccaaatccccctaagccccccccccaaaaacctaAAATGCCCCGATCCCCTAAAAACCCCTGATACCCCCCCTaaaacaccccaaatccccccctaaagtccccaaatcccccctaaAACTCCCCAACTCCCTGCAAAACCCCCTAAAATGTCCCGATCCCCCTCCTAAAGTCCCTCAGTCCTCCCTAAAAACCCCTGATGCCCCCCTaaaacaccccaaatccccccccaaaacgCCCCGATGCCCCCCAaagtccccaaatcccccccaaaacgcCCCGATCCCCCCTAAAACACCCCAATCCCCCCCAAAGTCCCTAAATGCCCCCTAAAATGCCCCAATCCCCCTCCTAAAGTCCCCCAGTCCTCCCTAAATACCCCCGATGCCCCCCTAAAACACCCTAAATCCCCCCTAAAACGCCCTAATCCCCTCCAAAACTCTCCGATgcccccccaaaatgccccGATCCCCCCGAAAATCCCAGCCTGGCACTGCCTCGGGGCCGGCTCCCCAGAACCAGGCGGAGCAGGAAGGATCCTCCGCGTCGGTCGTCCCGGGGGTGTCCCACCTAACGAGTCGGGACCCTAATTAACCACCTCGACCCTTTGAATCCTTCCCGGGAGCCGCGGCGAGCGCAGGAATCCTCTGGGGTTGCTCCTTTTGGGGCGCaaccccccccctcaccccttcccctccctcagcTTTGGGACCACTTGGACCACACGAT
This region includes:
- the NUDT17 gene encoding LOW QUALITY PROTEIN: nucleoside diphosphate-linked moiety X motif 17 (The sequence of the model RefSeq protein was modified relative to this genomic sequence to represent the inferred CDS: inserted 2 bases in 2 codons); this encodes SVTGSFCAPHEDLAAVSCALQRXRFLLSDAAFPGSTETVLGRPPFCPAKLLGSPVAAEPRGRGVEAAVAVLLQAATGPLLLTRRPHGLSIFPNVWVPPGGHVEPDEELLAVGLRELQEETGLRLAAGTFTWRLLGLWESVYPPMLSRGPPRRHHIVAYLLLRSQEPHEELEARICPAXAEVSAYAWLEPRVLEAIAATEDGAGRPGRVPSTLPASISITEVSGGSPRAVQLPTAMLLNVAPAEGEDVERVSTGTKFALRLWLEARGGQNGGQTGPEAVSGGWE